The Henckelia pumila isolate YLH828 chromosome 2, ASM3356847v2, whole genome shotgun sequence genome includes a window with the following:
- the LOC140878268 gene encoding kirola-like, translated as MGLTGKLTAQIEYKSGGDVFHEVFRYTPHEISNMSPRNIQGFDLHEGELGTVGSVIFWKFTHDGKEKVAKEIVDAIDEEKKLFKMKVIEGDLLELYKKFDATFHVDTHDDIDLVTWTLEYEKLHEDVEEPLTVLGLCINLTRDIELHHLNKKAEK; from the exons ATGGGTCTTACTGGTAAACTAACAGCCCAAATCGAGTACAAATCCGGTGGAGATGTGTTTCATGAGGTGTTTAGGTACACGCCCCATGAAATTTCCAATATGAGCCCTCGAAATATTCAAGGCTTCGATTTGCACGAAGGAGAATTGGGAACCGTTGGTTCTGTCATCTTCTGGAAGTTTACCCATG ACGGAAAGGAGAAAGTGGCTAAGGAGATCGTTGACGCGATCGACGAAGAAAAGAAACTGTTCAAAATGAAAGTGATCGAAGGTGATCTGTTGGAGTTGTACAAGAAATTTGATGCAACATTTCACGTGGACACTCATGACGATATCGATTTGGTGACATGGACTTTAGAATACGAGAAACTCCACGAGGATGTGGAAGAACCACTCACTGTGTTGGGGCTATGCATTAATCTTACCAGAGATATCGAGCTTCATCATCTCAATAAGAAGgcagaaaaataa